The following coding sequences are from one Cercospora beticola chromosome 4, complete sequence window:
- a CDS encoding uncharacterized protein (BUSCO:EOG09260DXP): MVKLQAATVAPRLAGNTKKRKRQTVEAATEEVNGQDTPPDTEGTTEGTTTVPTKEHDGGKKPRRTTKKGNKPSLQRNNSSAVVESTIPWPSEFTALQQVFRALNLVYTFCCTRKHFATTIENLRTTVEKNIGRELLVTDVAKVKWLFPQAVNFLYVDETLLEVALMGEEDYRGKKAANDFFPSNPAEERNVREGMGKEEHKEVLYFEFVDGDLKRHVEDPVTGEAVKPKTKIRNEDLKMPVFSQKQMMKLIDKRNVKFTSVVNAWLNKCAEQGFDPVQKMEEEYKQYIPTPSYSRAASPALEDTLPKSIPEERKTISEIVEELKGLEWYTGQIVPDGHRVFDPQQPVYGELNFELSQELVNALYNTRNIQSLYSHQAEAINALNEGHNVIVATSTSSGKSLIYQLPVLNALESDPNTRAMYIFPTKALAQDQRRSMKAILGYLSGLEDTMVETFDGDTPFSDRNYIRDEARIIFTNPDMLHLTILPQEEAWRTFLKNLRYVVMDELHVYNGLFGAHVAFIMRRLRRICAAVGNRKVKFISCSATVANPEEHMRTIFGIEDIKLIDFDGSPCGRKEFVCWNTPYKDPGDPTSGRGDTFMETARLFCQLVLRGVRVITFCRIRKQCEILVGAIKNELESLGRTEVMNRIMAYRGGYTAQDRRRIEKEMFEGKLVGIIGTSALELGVDIGSLDAVISHGFPYTIANLRQQSGRAGRRNKDSASFLVGDCFPTDQYFMANPDEIFTRPNCELQVDLTNLLVLEGHVQCAAFEMPISADEDEKYFSKQLSELCEDRLRKDNLGFYHTAERFLPHPSRSVAIRDTEDNHFAIIDTTHGRNVVLEELEASRAFFTIYEGGIFLHQGKKYLVKQMSTEQMIAKVELVKVDWITQQRDFTDIDPIETEAIRRIPGSLSRAFFGTIKILQNVFGFFKLDKKNRILDAVQVDNPPIIIFSKGMWLDVPRGAIEILNSRRLNLAAGIHAAEHAILSLMPNFVISMPGDVKTECKVAIKEFSKKETSRKRPARLTFYDDKGGQHGSGIAAKAFEFIDLLLNQACDRVEACHCLEGCLECCCSERCKEANQVMSKAGAEVILKSLLGKEIDVDNLPWGPEDERTPAGIETVIFANEVRPRAGARVDIIEVQRDENGRDTRRYIVGGMGGDEDEPIVIKDEPVDDDD; encoded by the coding sequence ATGGTCAAGCTGCAGGCAGCGACCGTCGCGCCACGCCTGGCTGGCAacacgaagaagagaaagcgacAGACGGTTGAAGCGGCGACAGAAGAAGTCAACGGGCAAGATACACCTCCTGACACCGAGGGTACCACCGAAGGCACCACTACAGTCCCCACGAAAGAGCACGATGGAGGCAAGAAGCCGCGTAGAACGACGAAGAAGGGAAACAAGCCATCGCTGCAGCGAAATAACTCCTCTGCTGTGGTGGAGTCTACAATACCATGGCCGTCCGAGTTTACAGCTTTGCAACAAGTCTTTCGGGCTCTCAACCTAGTGTACACGTTCTGCTGTACGCGCAAACATTTCGCTACTACGATCGAAAACCTACGAACCACAGTCGAGAAGAACATTGGCCGAGAGCTGCTGGTGACGGATGTAGCAAAAGTGAAATGGCTGTTCCCGCAGGCAGTAAATTTCCTCTATGTCGATGAGACATTGCTAGAGGTCGCACTCATGGGCGAAGAGGACTACCGGGGCAAGAAAGCTGCCAATGATTTCTTCCCATCGAACCCCGCCGAGGAGCGCAATGTGCGCGAGGGCATGGGGAAGGAGGAGCATAAAGAGGTGCTCTACTTTGAGTTCGTGGACGGTGACTTGAAGCGGCATGTGGAGGACCCCGTAACTGGCGAAGCTGTGAAGCCGAAGACCAAGATTCGGAACGAGGACCTTAAGATGCCAGTGTTTAGCCAGAAGCAAATGATGAAGCTCATCGACAAGCGGAACGTAAAGTTTACGTCTGTGGTGAATGCATGGCTAAACAAGTGCGCTGAGCAAGGTTTTGATCCTGTGCAGAAAATGGAAGAGGAGTACAAGCAGTATATTCCGACGCCCAGTTACAGCAGAGCTGCTTCACCTGCACTCGAGGACACGTTGCCCAAGAGCATACCTGAGGAGAGGAAGACCATCTCTGAGATCGTGGAAGAGCTCAAAGGACTGGAATGGTACACAGGTCAGATTGTGCCTGACGGACATCGTGTCTTCGACCCGCAACAGCCCGTCTATGGCGAGCTGAACTTTGAGTTGAGCCAGGAGCTGGTCAACGCATTGTACAACACTCGCAACATACAGTCATTATACAGTCATCAAGCCGAGGCCATCAATGCTCTCAACGAAGGCCATAACGTGATTGTGGCGACATCAACCAGTTCCGGCAAGTCTCTCATTTATCAACTCCCAGTTCTGAATGCGCTCGAATCCGATCCAAACACTCGCGCCATGTACATATTCCCCACGAAAGCGCTCGCGCAGGATCAACGTCGGAGCATGAAAGCTATACTGGGGTACCTATCTGGCCTGGAAGACACCATGGTCGAGACTTTCGATGGAGATACCCCCTTTTCTGATCGCAACTACATTCGAGATGAGGCTCGTATAATCTTCACCAATCCAGACATGCTGCATCTCACGATACTgccacaagaagaagcatggCGGACGTTTCTCAAGAACCTGCGCTACGTGGTGATGGACGAACTGCACGTCTATAATGGACTGTTCGGTGCTCACGTTGCCTTCATAATGCGACGCTTGAGACGAATATGCGCGGCGGTGGGGAACCGCAAAGTAAAATTCATCTCGTGCTCAGCAACTGTAGCAAATCCAGAGGAGCACATGCGGACCATATTCGGCATCGAAGACATCAAGCTTATTGACTTCGATGGCTCACCTTGTGGTCGCAAAGAGTTCGTTTGCTGGAACACTCCATACAAAGATCCTGGCGACCCCACGAGTGGTCGTGGGGACACGTTCATGGAGACTGCGCGTCTGTTCTGCCAGCTTGTCCTTCGCGGTGTGCGGGTCATTACATTTTGCCGGATCCGAAAGCAATGCGAGATCCTGGTTGGTGCCATCAAGAACGAGTTGGAGTCTCTCGGTCGCACAGAGGTCATGAATCGCATCATGGCATACCGAGGAGGCTACACTGCACAGGACCGAAGGCGGATTGAGAAAGAGATGTTTGAGGGCAAGCTAGTCGGCATAATAGGAACCAGTGCTCTGGAACTAGGAGTCGATATTGGCAGCCTAGACGCCGTGATATCGCATGGGTTTCCGTACACGATCGCCAATCTGCGACAGCAATCTGGGCGAGCTGGCCGACGGAACAAGGACAGCGCTTCATTTCTGGTAGGAGATTGCTTTCCCACGGATCAGTACTTTATGGCAAATCCAGATGAGATCTTCACGCGCCCGAACTGCGAGCTTCAAGTCGACCTGACCAACTTGCTGGTTCTTGAAGGTCATGTGCAATGTGCGGCATTCGAGATGCCCATTTctgctgacgaagatgagaaaTACTTCTCGAAGCAACTGTCGGAGCTTTGCGAAGATCGCCTTCGCAAGGACAATCTAGGCTTCTACCACACAGCTGAGCGATTCTTGCCACATCCATCACGGAGCGTGGCGATTCGCGATACTGAGGACAATCATTTCGCAATCATCGACACTACGCACGGTCGCAACGTGGTGCTTGAAGAGCTAGAAGCCAGCCGGGCTTTCTTCACGATCTACGAAGGTGGTATCTTCTTGCACCAGGGCAAGAAGTATCTGGTCAAGCAAATGTCCACAGAACAGATGATAGCCAAAGTCGAGCTTGTCAAGGTGGACTGGATCACTCAGCAACGAGACTTTACAGACATTGATCCCATCGAGACAGAAGCCATTCGGCGAATACCCGGCAGCCTTAGCAGagccttcttcggcactATCAAGATTCTGCAGAATGTGTTTGGCTTCTTCAAGCTTGACAAGAAGAATCGTATACTGGATGCCGTACAAGTCGACAATCCTCCCATTATAATCTTCAGCAAGGGCATGTGGCTTGATGTACCTCGAGGTGCGATCGAGATCTTGAATAGCAGAAGACTCAACTTGGCTGCTGGTATCCATGCTGCCGAGCACGCGATCTTGTCGCTGATGCCCAACTTTGTCATCAGCATGCCCGGAGATGTCAAAACAGAATGCAAAGTCGCCATTAAAGAGTTCTCCAAGAAGGAGACGAGTCGCAAGAGGCCTGCTCGATTAACCTTTTACGATGACAAAGGCGGGCAGCATGGATCCGGCATTGCTGCAAAGGCATTCGAGTTCATTGATCTGCTTTTGAATCAGGCGTGCGATCGTGTCGAAGCCTGCCATTGCCTAGAGGGCTGTCTGGAATGTTGCTGCAGTGAGCGGTGCAAGGAAGCGAACCAGGTCATGTCGAAGGCTGGCGCGGAAGTCATTTTGAAGTCACTGCTGGGCAAGGAAATTGACGTCGACAATTTGCCTTGGGGTCCCGAAGACGAAAGAACGCCAGCCGGTATCGAAACTGTCATCTTCGCAAACGAAGTGAGGCCAAGAGCAGGTGCGAGGGTTGATATCATTGAGGTTCAGCGAGACGAGAATGGGAGAGACACGAGGCGGTATATCGTAGGCGGGATGGgtggcgacgaggatgaaccCATTGTCATTAAGGATGAGCCggtggacgatgacgactga